CGGCAATATTCTGCGATGTCGAGGCGAATGCCCTTCATCTTTTCTTCAGGCGAAAAATAGCTTGGCCACTGCCAGATCGCGATTGCCAGATGAATGCGATTTTTCTGTGCGGAAACGCCAAGCGATTCCGAACCGCGCCATGCAATCGGGCGCACATAAGCATCTTCAAAACCCTGCTTTTTCAGCAGTTCACGGCAGGCATTGTCGATTTCTTCAACGCTGTAAGGAATTTCAAAGCCAAGAATTCGGGCCGATTCATGCAGACGCTCGGTGTGCTCTGTCAGCTTGAAAATCTCGCCGCCATAAGCGCGCTCGCCTTCAAACACTGCACTCGCATAATGCAGACCATGGGTCAGCACATGCACCTTTGCATCCTTCCAGGCGACAAATTCGCCGTCCTGCCAGATAAATCCGTCGCGTTGATCGAATGGAATCGCAGCCATTTTAGCATCCTCAAAGTTGGGCTTTGTTTTCCTGTCAGCCCGTTTGGCCCGAATGGGCCTTTCCCTAGTCAAATTCAGTCAGTTAAATCGATTAACTGGCACGGAAGACGTGTTTTTCTTCAAATAAAATGGTATTTTACGACCAGATACACTGATTTCAACGCAATCAATTGTGCTGAAATCAGCCAGATAAAGCATGTAAAACAAAGATATTTCCGGTAATTACGGAAAATAACGCTCGCTATTATGCATTACCGTCCTTATTGGACAGTATGTCACAGCAAACCGCGTAATTATCTCTCCTCCAACATGCCAAAGCGCAAACTTTATTCCAAAATAACCAGCCTGCACTTACCAAAAATTATCTTGGCGATTGAGTTATGTCAACAATGCTGACATATTTATCGCAACAAGATGGAGCCTAGATGTGAATTCGACCAACGACGTGAACTATATCAGCGATCCTCTGACGTGTCGGGAGGCTGACGATCTCAACGTCATTGAACTGCTGTTCTTCTCTTATCGCGATTTCACTGCCGACCCGGATCTGATCCTTGAAAAGATCGGATTTGGCCGCGCCCATCACCGTGTGCTGTATTTTATCAATCGCAAGCCGGGCATGACGGTCGCAGAACTTCTGGATGTTCTGCGTATCACCAAACAAAGTCTGTCACGCGTTCTCAAGCAACTCATTGATACAGGCCATGTCGTTCAGGAAACAGGCCTCGATGATCGCCGTCACCGGAAACTTTATCCAACGAAAACTGGCCGACAGCTTGCTCTCTCGATCACTCTGCCACAGTCGCGCCGTATCGCGCGGGCATTGGAGGGAAGTCAACCTGACGACCGGAAAGTCATTGAGCGTTTTCTTTACAACATGGTCAATCCTGAACGGCGTGTTCAGATTGATGACTTTGCAGCAGCCGAAGCAGCTGTGGAAACGCTCACATAGACGCGCCACTTTCCTGTCGTTAAGATGTAGCATGTCAGCATATTCTGTCAGGAAAACCAAAACTGGTTCACCTGATACAAACTGCTTGGAATTATTGCCACGCCCGCACGATTAAGCGCGTAGCGAGACGTGGAACAGGATGGGATCTAACGACGCCATGGCTCTAGAAGAAAAGAACCTTTCAGACGACGCGCCTCATCTTCTTGTTGTCGATGATGACACTCGCATTCGTAGCCTTCTGTCACAATATCTGACGACAAGCGGCTTCCGTGTCACCATGGCAGCCAGCGCCGCTGAAGCGCGCCGTAAGCTCGAAGGCATCGATTTCGATCTGCTGATTCTTGATGTGATGATGCCGGGAGAAACCGGCGTCTCGCTGACCCGTTCGCTTCGCGAACAGAAAAGCGTGCCAATTCTGATGCTGACTGCGCTGTCTGAAACCGACAGCCGCATTGATGGTCTGTCCGCAGGTGCTGATGACTATCTGCCAAAGCCATTTGATCCGCGCGAATTGATCCTGCGTATCAATAATATTCTGCGACGCGGAGCAGCTCCGGCGCAACCAAAGATCGAGCAGATCGTTTTTGGTCCATATACTTTCTTCATACCACGTCGCGAATTGAAGAAGGGCAGCGAGACAATCAAGCTAACGGATCGTGAACAGGACATCATGGCGATTTTCGCCGAACGCGCTGGCGACACTATCCCGCGTCATGAACTGACGGGACAGGACGGCGATGTCGGCGAACGCACCATTGACGTTCAGATTAATCGTCTGCGTCGTAAGATCGAGCAGGACCCGGCCAATCCGGTCTGGCTGCAAACTGTTCGCGGCATCGGCTACAAACTAAGTATTGAATAAAGCGGAGCATCGCAAATTTCAGAGCGTGACCGAAACCATAAACTAGCAGAAGCGTCTGGAGTATTCTGAGACGATGACGTCCCTCTGGAAATCTCTATCGCGCTGGTTTGCGCGCCGTATGCCCAAGGGGCTTTACGCGCGCTCGCTCATCATCATCATCGCACCAATGGTGTTGCTTCAGGCGATCATTGCCTATGTGTTCATGGAACGTCATTGGCAGATGGTGACGGAGCGGCTTTCAACTGCCGTTGTGCGCGATATTTCTGCGATCATCGACACGCTGGAAACCTATCCGCAGGAACCCGGCTACGACAATCTCATCCGTATTTCGCAGCAGCGTCTGGGGCTTAATATCTCGATCCTGCCACCGGACCCGCTGCCACCGCCGGGGCCGAAGCCTTTCTTCGCCATTCTTGATTACTTCCTGAGCGAAGAGATCACCCGCCAGATCAACCGCCCGTTCTGGGTCGATACCGTTGGCGATTCCGATCTCATTGAAATCCGCATCAAGCTTGAAGACAAGGTGCTGCGGGTCTTTGCTCGCCGCAGTCAGGCTTATGCATCGAATACCGGCATCTTCCTGACATGGATGATCGGCACCGCTCTTGTGTTGCTAATTATCTCTATCGCTTTCCTGCGTAATCAAATCAAACCGATCCAGCAGCTTTCACAAGCAGCAGAGAGCTTTGGTAAGGGCCGCCCCATGCCGGAAGGCTTCCGACCGCATGGCGCGGAAGAAGTTCGCCGCGCAGGTATAGCCTTCATTCAAATGCGCTCACGCATTGAACGGCAGATTGAACAGCGTACCGCCATGCTGTCAGGCGTCAGTCACGATCTGCGAACCATCCTGACACGCTTCAAGCTGCAATTGGCGCTGACGGGCAACGCCATTGATACCGAGCCGCTCAATCAGGACATTGCCGACATGCAAACCATGTTGGAAGGCTATCTGGCCTTTGCACGTGGTGAAGGATCGGAAGAAGCTTCTACTTATGATATGCGCCTGCTCTGCGATAAGCTGGCCAATGAAGCACGTTTGCGCGAGCGCGGTTTCCAATATTCGATCGAAGGCGACAGCGAAGTCAATGTCCGCCCCAATGCCTTCTCGCGCCTTGTCAGCAATCTCGTTTCCAACGCATTCCGCCATGCGCAAAATGTTGAGCTCGCTGTCACGCATGATGATGGCTGGCTGAAAATCGTGGTGGATGATGACGGCCCCGGCATCCCGGAAGACCGCCGCGAAGACGTGTTCAAACCCTTTGTACGCCTTGATGAAGCACGCACGCAGGATTCAGGCGGAACAGGCGGGCTTGGCCTCGCCATCGCACGCGACATTGCCAGAAGCCATGGCGGCGACATTGAATTGGAAAACGCTCCTAAGGGTGGCCTGAGAGCGATTATTCGCATTCCGGCTTAGGGGTCGAAAAGCTGATACCCAGTCTTAAACCTTGCTGATTGCCTGTCCAATCACATAGCCAAGCGCTGTGGCAGCCAGACAGGCAAAGAGTGAAACACCAACGTTTATAAGCGCACGACCGGGCATTCCCAGTCGCAGCAGTTCAAAAGTCTGTACACTGAATGATGAAAAGGTAGTGAAGCCGCCGCAAATGCCGACCATAAAGGCAATGCGCCAGATTTCGGGGACCTCTATCCGGCTTGATGCCATGGTCATCGCCCCAAATAAGGCAATGGCAAATGAACCGATAATGTTGACGACGATCGTGCCCCACGGCAAATCACGGCTGACCGGTGCGAACCATATGACAAACCAATAGCGTAAAACACTGCCAATTGCTCCACCGATGGCGACGGCAATCGTTCCTTGCATCTGTTCCATTCCTATCCATTGCTTGCGCGATCAATGGCACAGAACATGCGGCCTGCACAAATCACAGATAGAAGATCAGAAAAGCTTGACGCCGTCTTGAACTTTTTTATCGATTGCCGCGAGCACCACATCGCCATTTTCGTCTGGAAAACCGAGTGTCAGCACTTCTGACATGAAAGGGCCGATCTGGCGGGGAGGAAAATTGACCACAGCCATAATTTGCCGACCGATCAAATCTTCCGGCTGATAGTGCTTGGTAATTTGTGCAGACGACTTCTTGATACCGATTTTGTCGCCAAAATTGATCTTCAGCTTGAAAGCTGGCTTGCGTGCCTCCGGGAATGGCACAGCCTCAACGATGGTTCCGGTGCGGATGTCGACCTTCTCGAAATCAGTCCAGGTAATCGTTTCAGTTGCACTCATATCCAATCTCCCCACTCAGAAAAATCCCGGCATTTGAGCCGGGATCAAAACTCATCATGCGCGTCCGACGGTTTCGAACAGAACGCTTTCCAGCGATTCACGCGCGCTTACACCCGACCAGACGACAAACTGAAACGCCTGAAAATAGGTTTCGCATGCTTCCAGAGCCGCAGAAAGCAACACTTCAACCTGACGGCTTGTCGGCTCTGCACCGCCCGCCAGCAGAAGCGACTGACGATACATTATCGCGCCTTCCTGCTGCCAGAGATCGAAATGGCCCATCAAAAGCTTTTCATTGATGAGCGACAGCAACCGCATCACTTCATTGACGCGAGGTTCTGCAACCTTGATGTCAAAGGCACAGGCCAGATGCAGTGCTTCAAAATCCTCCATCCAGGAGAACGAGATGTGGTAGTCAGTCCAGTTACCCGCTACCGAAATTGCAATTTCGTCGTCGCCAGTCCGCTCGAACGTCCAGTCGTTTGAATTCGCAACATGCTCAATCACATCCACCGGATGTGCTTCGCGTGCAAATTCAAGCTCAAGAAGGCTCATGTCCGTTTCCTGTTCTGCGAAGCGTTCGTAAAAACGCTTCCAAATTCCTGACGCGCAAGTAATTGCTCGCCCGCACCCCGACCCACACAAGATTAAGCGCAGAAAAAAGGCACGAATTGATCGGTCGAGGAATCGACATGCCTGAACAACATGCAACGCCTCAATGGTACACGCACATACGCAACTGATACTGGAAAGCAGCCTGAAGACGCGAAAACTAAAACTACAGCCCCTCGCCGCTGCCTACATGACCACATTACGAATCATGTAGTGTTTTCAGTCTATTGATGCTGAATCTGAACGCTAGCCCCTTTTGTCGAAAGAGGCATTAAAGCATGTGGAAATATGAGAAGTACGGGTCAGAACCCCTGCCTTAAGCGACTCTAAGACAAGGGTTTTTGGCACTTATGGCCTGTTAATAAAAAATTATGAATTATCTTTGGATTTCGCTGCTGCGGCAGAGGTTTTTGCCGTTTTCGCAGTCGAATCAACTTCAAATTTAGCAAGACGCGCTTCAAGTGCTTCGATTTTGACAAGCAAAGCGGCGTTTTCGGCGCGTGCTTTGATCGCCATTTCACGCACTGCTTCGAAGTCTTCGCGCTGCACAACATCAAGCGTGTTCAGCACGCGTTCGCTCTGCGAGCGCAAAGCAGTCTCGACTTCGCGGCGCACACCTTGCGCAGCGCCTGCCGCATCCGTCACAAGCTTTGCGAGTTCATCGAGAACCCGGTTCGATCCGCTGGTCATAGCTTTATTCCCTATTTCGATACGGTCTTGTTGAAAACCTCAATTTGAAATAGGGCCGTCTCGGTTCTGATGCAAGTGAAGCTATATAATCGTGATGACTTGACCACTCAGATATCGTCGCGCATGGTCCGCCGGAAAATGGAGTTATTGAATTATGGAGACTTTGCAGTCTGCCTCTGGCCTCGCCTTTCCGAATATCGATCCGATAATCTTTTCGATCGGCCCGTTTGCCGTGCACTGGTATGGGCTGGGCTATGTCGTCGGCATCATGTTCGCATGGTGGTATGGCAAAAAGCTGCTTCGTAACCATCGCCTGTGGGCCAACAACCAGCCGCCTATGCAGCCGATAGCGCTCGACGACTTTGTCATTTGGGCAGCGCTCGGCGTGGTGATCGGCGGACGCCTTGGCTATGTGCTTTTCTACAACCCCGCTTACTACTTCTCCAATCCACTCGCCATTCCGGCCGTTTGGGATGGCGGCATGTCGTTCCACGGCGGCATCTTAGGCACCACGATTGCAATGGTCTGGTTTGCACGCTCACGCGGCATCAAAGTCTGGAGCATGTTCGATACGGTCGCCGCTGGCGTGCCTGTTGGCCTCGGTGTCGTGCGCGTGGCGAACTTCATCAACGACGAGCTCTGGGGCCGCGTCAGCGATGTGGCGTGGGCAGTGCGCTTCCCGAATGGTGGCGGTCTGCCACGTCATCCAAGCCAGCTCTATGAAGCATTCCTTGAAGGCTTCGTTCTGTTCTTCGTTCTGTTCCTGCTCGTATGGGTCGGCAAAAAGCTGAAAGCGCCGGGCTTTATCGCGGGCACCTTTGTTCTGGGCTATGGCATCAGCCGCATCATTGTCGAGTTCTTTCGCGAACCCGATGCGCAGCTTGGTTATCTATTCGGCGGCTGGCTCACCATGGGCATGATCCTGTCGCTGCCAATGGTGCTCATTGGTCTTTGGGCAATGTGGCGCGGAAACAGGGCCGCAGCAAAACATGCCTGAGGCAACACTGAAAGACCGGTTGAAGCGATTGATCGGCACGACAGGGCCGATCAGCGTGGCCGACTATATGGCCGCTTGCCTTGGCGACCGGGAACAAGGCTATTACACAACGCGTGAACCCTTCGGGCGCGACGGCGATTTCATCACGGCCCCGGAAGTCAGCCAGATGTTTGGTGAACTCATCGGTATCTGGTGCGTCAGTGTCTGGGAGACCCTCAGCCGCCCAACCGATGTTGTCCTCTGCGAAATCGGTCCCGGTCGCGGAACATTGATGAGCGACATGCTGCGCACGATTGCAAAGCTTGCGCCACAAATGGCTGCTTCCATCCGTATTGCTATGGTCGAAACCAGCCCGCGCCTGGTCGAAAAACAGAAAGAGAAGCTCGCGCCTCTCAATGCTTCCATCGAATGGTTCGAACGCTTCGCGGATATTCCAAACGGGCCACTGATCCTCGTTTCCAACGAATTGTTCGACGCAATTCCTTTCAGGCAATTCGTGAAAACCAATGGCCGCTTTGTCGAACGGCTGATCGCCCTCAACGAACACGACGAATTTCAGTTTGTCAGCGGTGCCGCTGGCATTGATGCAGCCCTCCTGCCCGAAGGTCATCAAACAGCACCTGAAGGCACCATTTTTGAAGCAGCTCCCGCGCGCACCGCACTGATGCAGGAAATCGCGCAGCGCATTACTGCGACGCGTGGTGCGGCCCTATCCATCGATTACGGCCATCTGCAATCGGGCTTCGGCGACACACTGCAAGCCATGCTGAAACATGCCTATGATGACGTGTTTGCCCATCCAGGAGAAGCAGACCTGACCAGCCACGTCGATTTCGACATGCTGGAAAAAACCGCGCGCAATTGCGGCTGCAAAACCGCAACCATGACGCAAGGCGATTTTCTGCTCGCTATGGGGCTGATCAACCGCGCAGGTCGTTTGGGCGCAGGACGCGATGCTGCCTTTCAGGATAAAATCCGCAAAGATGTCGAGCGATTGGCGTCACCCGATCAGATGGGAACCCTGTTCAAAGTGTTGGCCATCAGCGATCCCGCAACAGCAATCTTCCCATTCGCAAGCTCCTCATTAAACCAACTGTCAAAAAGCTGCGATTGACAAGCCAACCAGCCTCCCCCACCATCCAGCCGTTTTGAAAAGAGAAAACCCATGACCGATAAGCCGCAACCGCTTCGCTCCCCTTTACTGGATGGCCCTGCCGGAACAAACGGCAAGCGCATTGCGCATGGTTTTTTCACACGCAAGGGCGGCGTCTCAGACGGCATTTATGCGGGTCTGAATGTCGGCAGCGGCTCCAATGATGTGCCAGAACTGGTTACAGAGAATCGTCGCCGTGTAGCTGAGACACTGGGCGTTGCGCCCGATCACCTGATCACAGTTCATCAGGTCCACTCGCCTGATGTGGTTTACGTGACCGAACCATTAAGCACTCCACGCCCCAAGGCCGATGCCATGGTCACAAACATTCCGGGCATTGCAATTGGTGCATTGTCAGCAGATTGCGGCCCTGTTCTGTTTGCAGATCATCAAGCAGGCGTTATCGGTTCGGCCCATGCTGGCTGGCGC
This genomic stretch from Brucella pseudogrignonensis harbors:
- a CDS encoding MarR family transcriptional regulator, coding for MNSTNDVNYISDPLTCREADDLNVIELLFFSYRDFTADPDLILEKIGFGRAHHRVLYFINRKPGMTVAELLDVLRITKQSLSRVLKQLIDTGHVVQETGLDDRRHRKLYPTKTGRQLALSITLPQSRRIARALEGSQPDDRKVIERFLYNMVNPERRVQIDDFAAAEAAVETLT
- a CDS encoding response regulator; the protein is MGSNDAMALEEKNLSDDAPHLLVVDDDTRIRSLLSQYLTTSGFRVTMAASAAEARRKLEGIDFDLLILDVMMPGETGVSLTRSLREQKSVPILMLTALSETDSRIDGLSAGADDYLPKPFDPRELILRINNILRRGAAPAQPKIEQIVFGPYTFFIPRRELKKGSETIKLTDREQDIMAIFAERAGDTIPRHELTGQDGDVGERTIDVQINRLRRKIEQDPANPVWLQTVRGIGYKLSIE
- a CDS encoding ATP-binding protein, whose amino-acid sequence is MTSLWKSLSRWFARRMPKGLYARSLIIIIAPMVLLQAIIAYVFMERHWQMVTERLSTAVVRDISAIIDTLETYPQEPGYDNLIRISQQRLGLNISILPPDPLPPPGPKPFFAILDYFLSEEITRQINRPFWVDTVGDSDLIEIRIKLEDKVLRVFARRSQAYASNTGIFLTWMIGTALVLLIISIAFLRNQIKPIQQLSQAAESFGKGRPMPEGFRPHGAEEVRRAGIAFIQMRSRIERQIEQRTAMLSGVSHDLRTILTRFKLQLALTGNAIDTEPLNQDIADMQTMLEGYLAFARGEGSEEASTYDMRLLCDKLANEARLRERGFQYSIEGDSEVNVRPNAFSRLVSNLVSNAFRHAQNVELAVTHDDGWLKIVVDDDGPGIPEDRREDVFKPFVRLDEARTQDSGGTGGLGLAIARDIARSHGGDIELENAPKGGLRAIIRIPA
- the crcB gene encoding fluoride efflux transporter CrcB is translated as MEQMQGTIAVAIGGAIGSVLRYWFVIWFAPVSRDLPWGTIVVNIIGSFAIALFGAMTMASSRIEVPEIWRIAFMVGICGGFTTFSSFSVQTFELLRLGMPGRALINVGVSLFACLAATALGYVIGQAISKV
- a CDS encoding tRNA-binding protein encodes the protein MSATETITWTDFEKVDIRTGTIVEAVPFPEARKPAFKLKINFGDKIGIKKSSAQITKHYQPEDLIGRQIMAVVNFPPRQIGPFMSEVLTLGFPDENGDVVLAAIDKKVQDGVKLF
- a CDS encoding YbjN domain-containing protein encodes the protein MSLLELEFAREAHPVDVIEHVANSNDWTFERTGDDEIAISVAGNWTDYHISFSWMEDFEALHLACAFDIKVAEPRVNEVMRLLSLINEKLLMGHFDLWQQEGAIMYRQSLLLAGGAEPTSRQVEVLLSAALEACETYFQAFQFVVWSGVSARESLESVLFETVGRA
- a CDS encoding accessory factor UbiK family protein; its protein translation is MTSGSNRVLDELAKLVTDAAGAAQGVRREVETALRSQSERVLNTLDVVQREDFEAVREMAIKARAENAALLVKIEALEARLAKFEVDSTAKTAKTSAAAAKSKDNS
- the lgt gene encoding prolipoprotein diacylglyceryl transferase — encoded protein: MMETLQSASGLAFPNIDPIIFSIGPFAVHWYGLGYVVGIMFAWWYGKKLLRNHRLWANNQPPMQPIALDDFVIWAALGVVIGGRLGYVLFYNPAYYFSNPLAIPAVWDGGMSFHGGILGTTIAMVWFARSRGIKVWSMFDTVAAGVPVGLGVVRVANFINDELWGRVSDVAWAVRFPNGGGLPRHPSQLYEAFLEGFVLFFVLFLLVWVGKKLKAPGFIAGTFVLGYGISRIIVEFFREPDAQLGYLFGGWLTMGMILSLPMVLIGLWAMWRGNRAAAKHA
- a CDS encoding class I SAM-dependent methyltransferase; translated protein: MPEATLKDRLKRLIGTTGPISVADYMAACLGDREQGYYTTREPFGRDGDFITAPEVSQMFGELIGIWCVSVWETLSRPTDVVLCEIGPGRGTLMSDMLRTIAKLAPQMAASIRIAMVETSPRLVEKQKEKLAPLNASIEWFERFADIPNGPLILVSNELFDAIPFRQFVKTNGRFVERLIALNEHDEFQFVSGAAGIDAALLPEGHQTAPEGTIFEAAPARTALMQEIAQRITATRGAALSIDYGHLQSGFGDTLQAMLKHAYDDVFAHPGEADLTSHVDFDMLEKTARNCGCKTATMTQGDFLLAMGLINRAGRLGAGRDAAFQDKIRKDVERLASPDQMGTLFKVLAISDPATAIFPFASSSLNQLSKSCD
- the pgeF gene encoding peptidoglycan editing factor PgeF — encoded protein: MTDKPQPLRSPLLDGPAGTNGKRIAHGFFTRKGGVSDGIYAGLNVGSGSNDVPELVTENRRRVAETLGVAPDHLITVHQVHSPDVVYVTEPLSTPRPKADAMVTNIPGIAIGALSADCGPVLFADHQAGVIGSAHAGWRGAFTGVLENTIEAMIKLGAKRENIIAVLGPTIGSDNYEVGPEFYAEFTGKDASFATYFQPSDKEDHKLFDLWAFITDRLAAAGVKADALRECTYADEDQFYSYRRTTHRGEPDYGRQIAAIAIIKD